TCCATGGTGGAGAGTgttggatcaagcctggacctgagaacaccagagaccatggtggagagtgttggatcaagcctggacctgagaacaccagagaccatggtggagagtgttggatcaagcctggacctgagaaatGTGAGTTAACTAATTTAATTGTTTTAAAATCTATATGCGATGAAAACGTTCATTACACTTGAGTCCCAGTCAAGGAACACAATCATGATCTATTTGGTCAAAACAAACTTAAAGGTAGAGTCAGCGATATGACATATGTGCACAAAGTAAACGGCATTGTGGGCCAATTTctgcaacaactaagagcgttgtAACACGATGCTAAACTTCTCTGTTTTGGTCGCGTGGCTAACACGCTGTAAGAGAGTGAAGAGAACATCCTAGGATCTAGCAGAAATCAGATTCCCAACATCTACAAAACATGGACCAGAACGATGTTGTTTCCTGCTTCCACAAACATTAATTATTATAACACTAATGTCAGATTATGGTATGCTAATGAGTGTACATTCTGAGACTGTTGCTCACTTATATTCATTTTTATTACAAGTCTATTTAATAATTATTAATTCATTATTCCATGAGATTGTCCATTTTAAATAACAACTACTTTTGACTTCAGGGATTCCTCAGAGCTGTAAGACTTGTGACCATGTTGAGGTAAGTCATAATGTCAATTCTTACTTTTACATACCTGCAGGAGTCAGGCACagtctcaaagccaggtgtgtactgaccaaccattcatactgggatatagacagtcctgtgttctgctttagtaatataaacacagtctcaaagccaggtgtgtaGTGACCAACCATTCATACTGGAATATAAacagtcctgtgttctgctttagtaatataaacacagtctcaaagccaggtgtgtactgaccaaccattcatactgggatatagacagtcctgtgttctgcttGTAGGCATGCAGGATTTTAGCTGTTGTCATATTTTGTCATTAGACAGTTTAAATGATAAATCACCAGCATTCCATGTAACATTGAATAAATATATTTGATGAGTTACTTTGGTtaatgggccagtttcccagacacagattaagtctTGTCCTGGACCTTAAAGAACTTTCTATATAAACttccattgagcatgctttttagtccagcacTAGACTCAATCGGTGTCCAGGAAACAGGCCCCATATGTATTACTGACATGCTTGTCCTTGTTCAGGACTCCACACAATGGCTTCAGATTGAACCCTTGACTTCCACTGTCCAGGGAGTGACAatgttcaggtaaaataactactTTTAACATTTCATTCCACCTGCTAGTGTATTTCCCCATTACCTTTGGGAATAGTCTTCTAATCCAACCTCTCCATTTGACCATTGACCCTCTCTCCCATATCTTGTTGTTGCCCTCAGGCACAGGACACCCAAAGGGAGTTATGAGTGCACAGTGTCTGGGCTCCGctggctgtgtgagagagatgtcGTTCTGAAGTATCACTTCAGGACCTGGGAACCCTACAGTCAACTTCTGAAAGACATGCAGTACACACAAGGTGGTCCATTGCTGGACATCACTATGGAGTTAGGTGAACTGGAGGAAGTTCATCTGCCACACTGTGTCTGTTTAGGTAAAACCATATAGAAATAGTATTCAGAAAGACATTTCCATGTAACTGAGTTTCACTTCCTGAAttaatgaatgaactattctggGAGTTTGAGTTTACTGTGATCTGGTACTGCATATTCTTTGTGTTTTAGTTGGATGAATAATGCAATATTTGTCTTTCTGTCTCCTTTGTATTGTGTTGTTCAGGGACCAACCGTTCCCTGAGGAATGAGATGAAGATTCTTCATGTAGAGGAACATGGAGTGTCTTTAGAGGAAGTGCATGAGGTCACCAGATTCCATGCTAAGATTCTCCATCCCAAGTTCTCAGCTATCTCTCTGATACTGAGATTACTGTCTTGGAACGTAGAGGTCCATTGTGACGTGGTCCTCTATTTGGCAGTAAAGAGGAGaacccaatgccccagggcagtgaaggggacatttccctgtgtagggtgctgtctttcagatgggacgttaaacgggtgtcctctCCATGGTCActgaagatcccatggcacttatcgtaagagtagggatgttaaccccggtgtcctggctaaattcccaatctggccctcataccatcatggctacctaatcatccccagcttccaattggctcattttccccctctcctcttccccagtTCGTTGCTGTAAAAGAGAATctcttctcagtcaacttacctggtacaCCTTTAACATAATATCCTGGTAAAATAGGGATAGTAAAACAGTAGTgtacacattttttgttgttgacaaaaATGGATTTCTCAGTGAGCTGCATGTTGTGTGAATTACGAGACTACATTGTTCTGACTGACTACTACATTGCTCATTTTGTAGGCTGTTCAGGAACGGGAGAAAAATCAGGTGTCCAAAGGATTTTCAGAATTCGTCCTGTCAAGTCCAAACGGGTCCTTAAAGCTGAACAGTTGGTTTGCGTTCAAGAATCCCCACTCCACTTCCATCAATCCAGAGGTGCAGTTTTATCAGGCTGAGGACATGAATCTGTCATATTGTATATGAATAACTGGAATATCATTCTATttcactatttctctctctgtctgttgtgtCAATCGTTGCACCATATGGCCTCTACAGAAGATTCAGCTGTTACCTGCAGACACCACACCAAGCTGTTGTCAGATGATTATGGGAAACACAGGGGTTGACATTGAGATGGAGTTAATCGGGGATGATGAGAGAACAGTATGGAAATCAGTGGTATCAAAAGGTAAGAAATACTATACATGAACAGTATGTCAATCATAAATGTCCTTTTCTAACAGatgctattaaaatgttttatgatattTTCTCTTGTTTGTTTTTCAGATGTGTACAGCAACGACTCTCATCCAatatgtaagtttgtttgttgAGGTTTATAAAACGGGTTACAGAGCTAACATCTCTTCAAGTTGTGATGAAGGACactgatgaaggtcttcatgagtcatgttcagtggggtgatgaaggtcttcatgagtcaccATGTTCAGtcgggtgatgaaggtcttcatgagtcgtgttcagtggggtgatgaaggtcttcatgagtcgtgttcagtggggtgatgaaggtcttcatgagtcgtgttcagtggggtgatgaaggtcttcatgagtcatgttcagtggggtgatgaaggtcttcatgagtcatgttcagtggagTGTAATGATATAGAATATACAGAACTTTCAGACAGAAATACAGAGCCTTTCAAAAGTATCTGCattacattttattgtgttacaaagtgggattaaaaggGATTTCATTGTCATTTcctgtcaacaatctacacaaaatactctgtaatgtcaaagaatatatatatttagattgATAGAAATTAAATGCCTAAAATAGTCAttccataagtattcaaccccccgagtcaatacttagaaacaccgttggcagcgattacagctgggagtcttcttgggtaagtctctaagagctttacacacctggattgtacaatattagcccattattattttcatatatcttcaagctctgtcaagatgttggggatcatggctagacagcccTTTTaaagtcttaccatagatttaCAAGCAGATTTAAGTAAGAACTGTAagaacttggccactcaggaacattccttcttggtaagcaactccagtgtagatttggccttgtgttgtaggttattgttctgttgaaaggtgaattactctcccagtgtctggtgtaaagcagactgaagcaggtttccctctaggattttgtctgttcttagttccattccatttattttcatCCTGAAAACTCTACAGtatttgctgatgacaagcatacccataccatgatgcagccaccaccatgcttgaaaataaggaggcagttactcagtgatgtgttgtgttggatttgccccaaacatgagACTTTGTgttttttacagtattactttattaCCTTGTTGTATataagatgcatgttttggaatatttcgaaaatgtattctgtatatttgtattattttcactctgtcatttaattCACCCCCCTTCAGCATTAACACTCTCTGGGATTCCTGCTGAGGAGTTTCTGAAGAAACACAGGGCTGTACTCATTCAGGGAGTCAAAAACCCAATGCCAATAGCAGATGTTCTGTCATCAAAGGACATGATTGGTGATGAAGAGTACTCCAGAATAACAGCTGAAACAACTGAACAGGAGCGAATGAGAGAACTACTGAATGCAGTCCTCCCTAAAGGACCAGAAGTGATGGGAGCTTGTCTCAAAGCTCTCAGTGAACATGAACACCATCTTGTTAAGTACTTGAGTGAATCTAGGTAAGACCCttttcttttctccctcccttgAATATGTGGAATGATTAAATATAGGTCAAATAAAAACATAGCTACCCAGATCAAAGAGAAAGTATTTTTTCAGAATGGAAGCATGTTTTTGTGTTGCTGCCTGTAATAAATGTATCTTATTATAGTTctatcataggaccatcatcacatcattatctcagctgtatcataggaccatcatcacatcattatctcaggtgtatcataggaccatcatcacatcattatctcaggtgtatcataggaccatcatcacatcattatctcaggtgtatcataggaccatcatcacatcattacctcaggtgtatcataggaccatcatcacatcattatctcaggtgtatctcactcctccttcttctccatactttctgatctctctcttcccttctcctccacCCTCTTTCTTGTAGCACCTAATCTGAAGATGCTGAGGCCTGTCTCTTAGTCTGTGGACAAAGACACTTACATGATTGTAAAGGAAGACCCCC
This genomic window from Salvelinus namaycush isolate Seneca chromosome 8, SaNama_1.0, whole genome shotgun sequence contains:
- the LOC120051632 gene encoding NACHT, LRR and PYD domains-containing protein 1 homolog; translation: MFRHRTPKGSYECTVSGLRWLCERDVVLKYHFRTWEPYSQLLKDMQYTQGGPLLDITMELGELEEVHLPHCVCLGTNRSLRNEMKILHVEEHGVSLEEVHEVTRFHAKILHPKFSAISLILRLLSWNVEVHCDVVLYLAFVAVKENLFSVNLPDVYSNDSHPICKFVC